Proteins encoded together in one Plasmodium cynomolgi strain B DNA, chromosome 9, whole genome shotgun sequence window:
- a CDS encoding hypothetical protein (putative): MNRFFTTPVLQRFLDEPLWVLCPTWCQRSKKQKAILRLLLVHVDSESHTNNGEKILMVNLIRLIEKDTMELFSCYPNIWKGNNSAFFFYILAAQHVEKNLSSSFFSLLKISQSAYKNVYIALLLFSSNDFETKMRCLKYIFNQCVLSDGSAHEGKKEVGQVERTISFTEATKYFHFLVEENESINVERQMSCFFFSVIADLIRQDYVSLLRERYCKEGRVLTLRVPLGGDGDGCKSWGGQHKYEQFGAYRQMKKEKDQLRLKLLVKRMSRKKSKTKKEYVNDLILYTASRNILSAYFGKNEDAIISEHLRGGEQNVGNKQFAEESRKGDYFKGDYFKGDYFKGDCFKGDYFKGDCFKGDCFKGDCFKGEGIKKLTTPKRGSTHYNVATEEEATLCCTIEKHYDVDFLKGIFLYVKYMINTYYEIFEREKKSSSVEMRRNYFTCFITHSITILKHICLLNGNFINSCYELIKDVKKKFAAHMNTSIIIPMAEFILFFSFPEKFFQVSNYLFTHFVTEFKSYLPAVTFFDFIMRNVNILDQKKFFFKKFCSIILKTYFFHHQIFKHDLIALLPCLLYESNYKDVFCFLLYAPVLVDLDKVVSQRKKKKLFRP, encoded by the exons ATGAATCGATTCTTTACAACTCCAGTTTTGCAAAGATTCCTTGACGAGCCTTTGTGGGTTTTGTGTCCCACGTGGTGT CAGAGaagtaaaaaacaaaaggccATTCTTCGCCTTCTGCTTGTCCATGTGGACAGCGAAAGTCACACGAacaatggagaaaaaatcctAATGGTCAATTTAATAAGGCTAATTGAAAAGGATACAATGGAACTTTTTTCCTGCTATCCAAATATTTGGAAAGGAAATAactccgctttttttttttacattttggcGGCACAACATGTTGAGAAAAATTTGAgcagcagttttttttccctccttaaAATATCACAGAGCgcttacaaaaatgtgtacatagcTTTGCTGCTGTTCAGTTCGAACGACTTTGAAACGAAAATGAGAtgtttgaaatatatttttaaccaGTGTGTGCTGAGTGATGGGAGTGCAcatgaggggaagaaggaggtCGGCCAAGTAGAACGCACGATCTCCTTCACCGAAGCAACAAAGTATTTCCACTTTCTAGTGGAAGAAAACGAATCTATAAACGTCGAAAGACAGATgagttgcttcttcttttctgtgATAGCTGATTTGATCAGACAGGACTACGTCTCGTTGCTGAGGGAGAGGTACTGCAAGGAGGGGAGAGTCCTGACTCTACGTGTCCCTCTTGGGGGGGATGGTGATGGATGCAAATCTTGGGGAGGCCAACACAAATATGAACAATTTGGTGCATACAGGCAAAT gaaaaaggagaaagaccAACTTCGGTTGAAGCTCCTGGTGAAACGAATGAGCAGGAAGAAatcaaaaacgaaaaaggaatacgTGAATGACCTAATTCTCTATACTGCTagtagaaatattttaagtgcctactttggaaaaaatgaggatGCCATTATTAGTGAGCATCTGAGGGGGGGTGAACAAAATGTGGGTAATAAACAGTTCGCAGAGGAGAGCCGAAAAGGGGACTACTTCAAAGGGGACTACTTCAAAGGGGACTACTTCAAAGGGGACTGCTTCAAAGGGGACTACTTCAAAGGGGACTGCTTCAAAGGGGACTGTTTCAAAGGGGACTGCttcaaaggggaaggaatcaaaaaattaaccacacctaaaaggggaagcacacACTACAACGTAGCaacagaggaagaagcaaccCTGTGCTGCACCATTGAGAAGCACTACGATGTAGACTTCCTCAAGGGGATTTTcttatatgtaaaatatatgataaatacATATTACGAGATTTttgaaagggagaaaaaaagcagctcGGTTGAGATGAGGAGGAATTACTTCACCTGTTTCATCACCCATAGTATAACCATATTGAAACACATATGTTTGCTGAACGGTAACTTTATCAACAGCTGCTATGAATTGATAAAggatgttaaaaagaaatttgcAGCTCACATGAACACATCTATCATCATCCCTATGgcagaatttattttatttttctccttccccgaGAAATTTTTCCAAGTGTCTAATTACCTCtttacccattttgtaaCAGAATTTAAAAGCTACCTTCCAGCCGTCACCTTTTTTGATTTCATCATGAGGAATGTTAACATTCTTGAtcagaagaaatttttttttaaaaaattttgctccATCATATTGAAgacctatttttttcaccaccaAATTTTCAAGCATGACTTAATTGCCCTTTTGCCTTGCTTACTCTATGAGAGTAATTACAAGGAcgttttttgcttccttctgTACGCCCCTGTTTTAGTGGACCTGGATAAAGTGGTATCacagcggaaaaaaaaaaaattgttccgTCCATAG
- a CDS encoding prefoldin subunit 5 (putative), giving the protein MACDLEKIEEKEREREQPNVVIQLNSLGLDELVSLTLKLEEEWKLIKKNYAILEGAVVTYDKCKNCVEQLNPTKFEAKNFNAFMNELERSELIKLCNKEQTAGRRILSEGEESQARDSLQQLDTLIDKIEINKKDAETEKKALDVHIPLTSLVYIPGKIVDTENFLIRMGTNYYVQRNAKQTIEYFNKKIGKLNEQIKKLKITIIEKKNEIDLCKNYIQLKRQMQMTAGGGATAGGNVNVQQATPRAANP; this is encoded by the exons ATGGCGTGcgatttagaaaaaattgaggaaaaggagagggaGCGGGAGCAGCCCAATGTCGTCATTCAGCTGAATTCGCTAGGACTTGACGAACTGGTATCACTGACGTTGAAATTGGAAGAG gAATGGAAgctaataaaaaagaattacgCTATCTTGGAAGGTGCAGTGGTGACATATgacaaatgcaaaaattgtgTTGAGCAACTAAACCCTACCAAatttgaagcaaaaaattttaatgccTTTATGAATGAGTTGGAGCGATCAGAATTGATCAAACTTTGCAACAAGGAACAGACGGCTGGCAGGAGAATACTCAGCGAAGGTGAAGAGTCCCAAGCGAGGGACAGCCTGCAGCAGCTCGATACCCTGATTGACAAGATCGAGATTAACAAGAAGGATGCAGAGACGGAGAAGAAGGCGCTGGATGTGCACATCCCCCTGACGTCCCTGGTTTACATCCCGG GCAAAATCGTCGACACGGAGAATTTCCTCATACGCATGGGGACGAACTACTACGTGCAGAGGAACGCCAAGCAGACCATCGAGTAttttaataagaaaataGGCAAGctaaatgaacaaataaaaaagctcAAAATTACCAtcatagagaaaaaaaacgaaatagacctttgcaaaaattacattcAGCTGAAGAGGCAGATGCAAATGACTGCCGGGGGAGGTGCCACTGCGGGTGGAAATGTGAACGTGCAGCAGGCCACTCCACGCGCTGCCAATCCGTAG
- a CDS encoding hypothetical protein (putative) has translation MNGSINGKGPITGDGLITGNGLVNGSDANRLPYSYSSDHGTMVEARSSHHVNGNIDACHNESEGGAEVTEHIIGSVNSMNESMQSQAKYDKFCGVQEGGYPGSPFDGCDKPMPANVDAGFINLKKNPGEIHVRNGNTEEADGLSQNYHHSQSNGTSAPSRSGQIANGCSENKKISDRTDSIVQVKKKKNVTFTSENDVFSIPPGVNKDDSFGYYASGVMQSGVSSVGGVSGVSGVSGVSGVSGVSGMPNGGCVAGEEEEHSPGESAKMKKTHGSGSTYDTTKEKDATNDAYNFITLKKNSHTYHPNSVNNNYIEYDMNNNGPFFSSVSSGLKSGSTTSNTFDASDTGGVGGNVTHPTEGTDISSPSCQTMQHGAYNTCSTGPHEWVYKQGSQGEDQLRTIPNVVSGSVVNGGLPGEAPISDNVASEQEVKPEGDRATYFTAEVPNTNDTTVNAMYDSSSYNSNTGKWKDLPLSGGSMNKGANRMSGKGGAINKNDKSVTQNGKGKQTMEQHKGSARPKSVSFSKKLIFCKNKEKTKLTNYPSNVVSRPGGMNQQHRFSENQQHRFSENQQHRFSENQQHRFSENHPHTQSANMLPMDAPRKHGVHTGGMSGMGGVGGMYGMSSVSGVSGVGGMYGVSGGAQSGNEAVDVKKVFVMRYLSDVEKMYQIRERIKHYENKVSKNRANLREGRGGAAAAAAAAAAAGRRSGSSNSLINYYNILELLYKSSVKKKNINDKRIRTLLYVFKYVKNIERRRKKKKIYLFDGATLRRLNKQVDLYIDFVQRREYRSDLAAQLRRWKGSPVEKPDEKEPIHQGRSDVRPGDEEPSDKKVNAKRRIDGRTRAQSGVHIQSKFIQNLLSKKSNLYCTSPGKVDQVQCESFYFHHALKQVNYLCNLLVYMHFILLKYVSIFSLSEWNALLFRDIDLFNCVPWGRSTGEAAEVKDEVAEAAGAMSEVKDEVAEAADAMSEVKDEVAEAADSMSGVKDEVAKAADAMSGVKDEVAEAADAMSELKDEVVDAADSMSEVKDEVREAADAMKDAPPLDAPGEGEPQDGAGVTENEKGTSMNGPQNDAVTEQPGEPFLDAETVEKLNPLLINRENTIDINYYEYVIEPFDFYFYENVYNEICTYVQMARSNGVIIGGVSDGVSGDVSRGAASNSTEQLLKTLPYQYYEFVEILNKEIMNVRDLIYRNRYIRYVFYYIYRNKNEDLLNSVNRIFNMEKKKLQLYKLQMRLRYNIFLSRFFERGYVIVKYPDEEKRDEEFESCGLNFIEAKEKLFSCLFAQYRDYYRVYQARVQRLREGTRRALGIPDERFPYVRKKITFYSDHFEDLKRRFARRGGGAPHGKAAEGRAVDGKAAEGRAVDGKAADGKAADGVEATDGVEAADGMEAADGATADGAEAENGAAADGDADESSWTQAHERQKLTFDMAYDYVEYIFNKNYALIINSEKNNSRKLKAAYIVNRNLKERENLVIVTSVLNVIKWKSLFRTLENVTVYLNEESILENKIQTEDNNLIICVDFLPKILHVPCDVIILDTSHFNLINKISILNDLRYLDFSKRIIILNNVLVENWNLLSSLFFLNSTHFDSSIVSRIQMSQSEEDKKVLGDLMRSFVAHFCVINKERGHGSGEVVSGEVVSGDPRGEVVSGEVVSGEVVSGEVVSGEGAAQAAASPGNRRCFLITYMSGIQKFIYDNVSDQDKWDASVHPLLLLDENNFFLKDFNISEKFDLLKNIIKKFHMLKKRILLCYSGKDKLEKLIKILLYVHLLNDASTVTSFDVETDKDSLNVQQYDVAVVVNNHIEYLTFFENHPIACYLLISAFTKEEEGILNTFKHKKEIHFYKKKKEELMQSRKSCRDGIYRYYINNMISENDEQFLLFNIIDQKEKVYCNTSYDEVVLPTCFVSTLAHCEAAVGYSEHWQDIKNAHSFWNFNNFNRDKVIFYLDRKNTVYDKYQNVVCPISEEYIAPPQIYYYLTNPMNEKNTFNNCLSLAVDEIIQELNRKKELDEFDEMKKLTLLNIKEKTSKKYFSSIRKVEKILSEFLKENKKKSFERFLK, from the exons TTTTGCGGAGTACAAGAAGGAGGATACCCTGGATCCCCTTTTGATGGGTGCGATAAACCCATGCCAGCAAATGTGGATGCGGGGTTCatcaatttaaagaaaaatccaGGAGAGATACACGTTCGAAATGGCAACACTGAAGAGGCAGATGGGTTAAGTCAAAATTATCACCACTCCCAGAGTAACGGAACGAGTGCACCTAGCCGCAGCGGACAAATAGCAAATGGGTgcagtgaaaataaaaaaatttccgaTAGAACGGATAGTATTGTtcaggtgaagaagaaaaaaaatgttacctTTACGAGCGAGAACGATGTGTTTAGCATCCCCCCGGGGGTGAACAAGGACGACTCGTTTGGCTATTACGCGAGTGGCGTCATGCAGAGCGGGGTTAGCAGCGTTGGCGGGGTTAGCGGGGTTAGCGGCGTTAGCGGGGTTAGCGGCGTTAGCGGGGTTAGCGGCATGCCAAACGGTGGCTGCGTCGCgggggaagaggaggagcaCAGCCCCGGCgaaagtgcaaaaatgaagaagacaCACGGGAGTGGGAGTACCTACGACACCACCAAAGAGAAGGACGCAACCAATGACGCGTACAATTTCATCACACTAAAGAAAAACAGTCATACGTACCATCCCAACAGcgttaataataattacataGAATACGACATGAACAATAACGGACCCTTCTTCTCGAGTGTGTCATCAGGATTGAAAAGTGGTTCAACGACGAGCAACACCTTCGATGCGAGTGACACGGGTGGTGTTGGGGGAAACGTAACCCATCCTACTGAGGGGACGGACATTTCTTCGCCTAGTTGTCAGACCATGCAACATGGGGCGTACAACACCTGCAGCACCGGTCCGCACGAGTGGGTGTATAAGCAGGGCAGTCAAGGTGAAGATCAGCTCCGTACTATTCCAAACGTAGTTAGCGGCAGCGTGGTCAATGGAGGCCTTCCTGGAGAAGCCCCCATTAGTGACAACGTAGCGAGTGAGCAGGAGGTCAAACCAGAAGGGGACAGGGCGACCTATTTCACCGCAGAAGTACCAAACACGAACGATACAACAGTCAACGCTATGTACGATAGTAGCAGTTACAACTCCAATACAGGAAAGTGGAAGGATCTTCCCCTCAGTGGTGGATCGATGAATAAAGGTGCAAATCGAATGTCAGGGAAAGGAGGTGCTATAAATAAGAACGATAAAAGTGTCACTCAAAAcggaaagggaaaacaaacgATGGAACAACATAAAGGAAGTGCTCGCCCGAAGAGTGTAAGctttagtaaaaaattgattttctgcaagaataaagaaaagacCAAATTGACTAATTACCCTTCGAATGTGGTGAGTCGACCTGGAGGGATGAACCAACAACACAGATTTTCCGAGAACCAACAGCACAGATTTTCCGAGAACCAACAGCACAGATTTTCCGAGAACCAACAGCACAGATTTTCCGAGAACCACCCGCATACGCAGAGTGCGAACATGCTTCCGATGGATGCTCCACGCAAGCATGGAGTTCACACGGGTGGCATGAGCGGTATGGGCGGTGTGGGCGGCATGTACGGCATGAGTAGCGTGAGTGGCGTGAGCGGTGTGGGCGGCATGTACGGAGTGAGTGGTGGCGCGCAAAGCGGAAACGAAGCGGTCGACGTGAAAAAAGTGTTCGTGATGAGGTACCTCAGTGACGTGGAAAAGATGTATCAAATAAGGGAGAGAATCAAGCATTACGAAAATAAAGTGAGTAAGAACAGGGCGAACCTCAGAGAGGGtagaggaggagcagcagcagcagcagcggcAGCGGCGGCggcaggaagaagaagcggcaGCTCCAACAGCCTGATAAACTATTACAACATATTGGAGCTTCTCTACAAGTccagcgtaaaaaaaaaaaacataaatgaCAAACGGATCAGGACTTTGTTATATGTATTCAagtatgttaaaaatatcgaacggaggagaaaaaaaaaaaaaatttacctctTCGACGGAGCGACTTTGCGTCGTCTGAACAAGCAGGTCGACCTGTATATCGACTTTGTGCAGAGGAGGGAGTACAGAAGTGACTTAGCAGCACAGTTGCGCAGATGGAAAGGGAGTCCGGTAGAGAAGCCCGACGAAAAGGAGCCCATACACCAAGGGCGAAGTGATGTAAGGCCGGGTGATGAAGAACCTAGTGACAAAAAAGTAAATGCTAAAAGACGGATAGATGGAAGAACCCGTGCTCAAAGTGGGGTCCACATTCAGTCGAAGTTTATTCAAAATCTGCTGAGTAAGAAGTCCAACCTGTATTGCACCTCCCCCGGGAAAGTGGACCAGGTGCAGTGTGAGAGCTTTTACTTCCACCATGCGTTGAAGCAGGTGAACTATCTATGCAATTTGCTCGTGTACATGCATTTCATCCTTTTGAAGTatgtctccattttttccctctccgAGTGGAACGCGCTGCTGTTTCGCGACATCGATTTGTTTAACTGCGTCCCGTGGGGACGCTCCACcggggaagcggcggaaGTGAAGGACGAAGTGGCAGAAGCCGCAGGTGCCATGAGCGAAGTAAAGGACGAAGTGGCAGAAGCCGCCGATGCGATGAGCGAAGTAAAGGACGAAGTGGCAGAAGCCGCAGATTCGATGAGCGGAGTGAAGGACGAAGTGGCAAAAGCCGCCGATGCGATGAGCGGAGTGAAGGACGAAGTGGCAGAAGCCGCCGATGCGATGAGTGAATTGAAGGACGAAGTGGTAGACGCCGCAGATTCGATGAGCGAAGTGAAGGACGAAGTGAGAGAGGCCGCCGATGCGATGAAGGACGCCCCTCCGCTGGACGCACCGGGGGAAGGGGAACCTCAGGACGGCGCGGGGGTCacggaaaatgaaaagggcaCAAGTATGAATGGACCGCAAAATGACGCGGTTACTGAGCAGCCGGGGGAGCCCTTCCTGGACGCAGAAACGGTGGAAAAGCTAAACCCGCTACTCATCAACAGGGAAAATACGATCGATATAAATTACTACGAGTATGTGATCGAGCCCTTCGATTTCTACTTTTATGAAAATGTGTACAATGAGATATGTACCTACGTGCAGATGGCCAGGAGCAACGGGGTGATCATCGGCGGGGTCAGCGATGGTGTCAGCGGTGATGTCAGCCGTGGGGCTGCCTCCAACTCGACGGAGCAGCTGCTGAAGACCCTGCCCTACCAGTACTACGAATTCGTGGAGATCCTAAACAAAGAAATCATGAACGTCAGGGATCTAATCTACCGAAACAGGTACATTCGATACGTCTTCTATTACATCTATCGAAACAAAAACGAGGACCTCCTCAACTCAGTGAATCGTATTTTCAacatggaaaagaaaaaacttcaGTTGTACAAGCTACAGATGAGGTTAAGGTACAACATATTTTTGTCTCGTTTTTTTGAGCGTGGCTATGTGATTGTGAAGTACCCTGATGAGGAGAAAAGAGACGAGGAGTTTGAGTCATGTGGGTTGAACTTTATCGAGGCAAAGGAGAAGCTGTTTTCGTGTCTGTTTGCACAGTATAGGGACTACTACCGTGTGTACCAGGCGAGGGTGCAGAGGCTACGGGAGGGTACACGGAGGGCCTTGGGCATCCCCGACGAGCGGTTCCCGTACGTCCGGAAGAAAATCACCTTTTACTCGGATCACTTCGAGGATTTGAAGCGGCGCTTTGCTCGccgcggggggggagcgCCGCACGGGAAGGCGGCGGAAGGGAGAGCGGTGGACGGGAAGGCGGCGGAAGGGAGAGCGGTGGACGGGAAGGCGGCAGATGGGAAAGCGGCAGATGGGGTGGAAGCGACAGATGGGGTGGAAGCGGCAGATGGGATGGAAGCGGCAGATGGAGCTACTGCAGATGGAGCGGAAGCGGAAAATGGAGCTGCTGCAGATGGGGATGCGGACGAGTCGAGCTGGACCCAGGCCCACGAGCGGCAGAAACTCACCTTCGACATGGCGTACGACTACGTGGAAtacatatttaataaaaactaCGCACTTATCATAAACAGCGAGAAAAACAACTCCAGGAAGCTGAAAGCTGCCTACATCGTGAACCGAAATTTGAAGGAGAGAGAAAACCTGGTTATTGTTACATCCGTTTTGAATGTAATAAAGTGGAAGAGTCTGTTCAGAACCCTCGAGAATGTAACCGTGTATCTAAATGAGGAGAGTATtcttgaaaataaaatacaaaccGAGgacaataatttaattatttgtgTTGACTTTTTACCGAAAATTCTGCATGTCCCTTGTGATGTGATAATCCTTGATACATCTCACTTTAActtaattaacaaaataagtaTTTTAAATGACTTACGTTATTTGGATTTTTCCAAGAggataattatattaaataatgtatTGGTTGAAAATTGGAATTTATTAtcgtctcttttttttcttaacagTACCCATTTCGACAGCTCCATCGTTTCGAGGATCCAGATGAGTCAAAGTGAGGAGGACAAGAAGGTGTTGGGGGACCTGATGCGGAGCTTCGTTGCGCACTTTTGCGTCATCAACAAGGAGAGGGGTCATGGGAGCGGTGAAGTGGTtagcggtgaagtggttAGCGGTGATCCACGCGGCGAAGTGGTtagcggtgaagtggttagcggtgaagtggttagcggtgaagtggttAGCGGCGAAGGGGCCGCCCAAGCAGCGGCAAGCCCCGGGAACAGACGGTGCTTCCTCATAACCTACATGAGCGGCATacaaaaattcatatatGACAACGTGAGCGACCAGGACAAGTGGGACGCCTCTGTGCATCCCCTGCTGCTCCTCgacgaaaataatttcttcctcaAAGACTTTAACATCTCGGAAAAGTTTGATCTCCTGAAAAATATcatcaaaaaatttcacatgtTGAAGAAACGGATCCTTCTCTGCTACTCAGGGAAGGACAAATTAGAGAAACTAATCAAGATCTTACTTTATGTGCACTTGCTGAACGACGCTTCCACTGTGACCTCCTTCGACGTAGAAACGGACAAGGATTCCTTAAACGTACAACAGTACGACGTGGCAGTGGTGGTGAACAACCACATAGAATACTTAACCTTCTTTGAGAATCACCCGATCGCTTGCTACCTTCTCATTTCTGCCTTCACtaaagaggaggaagggaTACTGAACACTTTTAAACATAAGAAGGagatccatttttataagaagaagaaggaagaacttATGCAATCGCGTAAATCGTGCAGAGATGGCATATACAGATACTACATCAACAATATGATTTCGGAGAATGACGAGcagtttttgcttttcaacATTATCGACCAGAAGGAGAAGGTCTACTGCAATACTTCCTATGACGAGGTGGTGCTCCCCACTTGCTTCGTCTCGACGCTGGCTCACTGTGAGGCGGCCGTTGGTTACTCGG AGCACTGGCAGGACATAAAGAACGCTCACAGCTTCTGGAATTTTAACAACTTCAACCGAGACAAGGTCATTTTCTACCTGGACCGGAAGAACACCGTGTACGACAAGTACCAGAACGTGGTATGCCCCATATCCGAGGAGTACATAGCCCCCCCCCAG ATTTACTACTACCTGACAAACCCGATGAACGAGAAGAACACCTTCAATAACTGCCTCTCCCTGGCGGTGGACGAAATTATACAGGAGCTGAACCGGAAGAAGGAACTGGACGAGTTCgacgaaatgaagaagctCACACTTCTGAACATTAAGGAGAAGAcgagcaaaaaatatttttcgtccATTCggaaggtggaaaaaattctctCCGAGTTTTTAAAGGAGAACAAGAAGAAATCCTTCGAGCGCTTTTTGAAG
- a CDS encoding multiprotein bridging factor type 1 (putative): protein MDHQDLKPVIWHKTEKKPKPKNIGEARKLGIDVEVEKKFLGGKNKSCKGNLIIENKAKIEQETENFRIDRVTPVFSRALQQARINKKLTQAQLARLVNESESVIKEYENGKAIPNNVIIQKLNRVLGINLPSPKKK from the coding sequence ATGGACCACCAAGACCTGAAGCCCGTCATCTGGCAcaaaacggagaagaagcCGAAGCCGAAAAATATAGGGGAGGCGAGAAAGCTAGGCATCGATGTAgaggtggagaaaaaattccttggaggaaaaaacaaatcttGCAAAGGAAATTTAATAATAGAAAACAAAGCCAAAATAGAACAGGAAACAGAAAACTTCAGAATCGACAGAGTCACTCCGGTTTTTTCTAGAGCCTTACAACAAGCtaggataaacaaaaaactaACACAAGCTCAGCTAGCTAGACTAGTCAACGAAAGTGAATCCGTTATAAAAGAGTATGAGAATGGAAAGGCCATCCCCAATAATGTCATAATTCAGAAGCTGAACCGAGTCTTGGGTATTAATTTACCTTCCCCCaagaagaagtga
- a CDS encoding hypothetical protein (putative), whose product VLIQDLDGLTVLGAAKRSSSALSPTNHTHTLCRDAKNKRHMQDIRENMHKYFRAYFETVLSSGESGRRSGGERGSGSSGERGSGSSPCWRHELTKIILLKLACPEILDILNKESIKEMLKNVNKSVRYNPSLLILLKDEFLQLLKNESSMYYHLVSEKVLQIVAENTKRMDVTYDDIEKYYVTLHSFFCGGDYTEVKFWVSLIHAFTNIAICCHDFSESVLRVYSAFLSRSDVTLMLKHIVTEHVGMIKNVFYAKEGFFFS is encoded by the exons GTGCTCATCCAGGACTTAGACGGCCTCACAGTTCTCGG CGCAGCGAAGCGAAGCTCATCTGCACTGTCCCCCACCAACCACACACATACACTCTGCAGAGACGCGAAGAACAAGCGGCACATGCAGGACATACGCGAAAACATGCACAAATATTTCAGGGCCTACTTCGAGACGGTGCTGAGCAGTGGTGAAAGTGGCCGTAGAAGCGGCGGCGAAAGAGGCAGTGGGAGTAGCGGAGAAAGAGGCAGTGGGAGCTCCCCCTGCTGGAGGCACGAACTAACCAAAATCATTTTGCTCAAGTTGGCTTGCCCCGAAATTCTCGACATACTAAATAAGGAAAGCATAAAGGAGATGCtcaaaaatgttaataaatCAGTTCGATACAATCCAAGTCTGTTGATCCTGCTTAAGGACGAGTTTCTGCAGTTATTGAAAAATGAGTCTTCCATGTACTACCACTTAGTGAGTGAAAAAGTTTTGCAGATAGTGGCGGAGAATACGAAACGTATGGATGTCACTTATGATGATATTGAAAAGTATTACGTCACTTtgcattcctttttctgtggGGGAGATTACACGGAGGTGAAATTTTGGGTATCGTTAATTCATGCCTTTACCAACATAGCGATATGTTGTCACGACTTTTCCGAAAGTGTGTTACGTGTGTACTCTGCATTTCTTTCGAGAAGCGACGTAACTCTCATGCTGAAGCACATCGTCACTGAGCACGTTGGGATGATAAAGAACGTGTTTTACGCAAAggaagggttttttttttcc